CCGTTCAGATAATTTCCGGCTACCGAAGTCCCCGCCTTGCCGTGATAGCCTTCCTCGAAATTGCCGCGCATGCCGATATAGCCGTTGCCGAGTGCAAAGACACTCTCGCTCCGCTGATTGTATTCATCCTCGTAGTGTTCCTCTTCAATACTCCACTCCCTGTAAGGATATAATGCCGGTGGAGCTTCATGGGACTTCATCTTCATCGCTACTTTCTCCTCCTGATTGCAGACTTCTCCGGCCTGCCGGCAGATCAGCCTTTGACTGAGCCGCCCATCAGACCCCGGACGAAATACTTTTGCAGCAGGAAGAAGATCGCCAGCGGCATCAGCATCGAGATAAAGGCTGCCGAGGTCAGCAGATGCCAGTCATTGCCACGTGAGCCGACCAGATCGGCGATCTTCATCGACATGACCTGCACCGACGGCTGGTTCCCGATGAAGATCAGCGACACCAGATAATCATTCCATACCCAGAGGAACTGGAAGATCCCGATGGAAGCGAGCGCGGGCACGGATAGCGGCAGAATCAGTCTGCTGAAAATAGTAAAGTGGCTGGCGCCGTCAATAAAAGCCGATTCAAACAGATCCTTCGGCAGCTGGCTGATGAAGTTGTACATAAAGTACGTAACCAGCGGCAGCCCGAAGGCCGTATGTGCCAGCCAGATTCCAAGATAACTGCCGTTCAGTCCAAGCGCCGTGTAATCCTTGAGTACCGGGATTAGCGCAACCTGAATCGGAATGACCAGCATCGCAATAATGATGACGAACAGCGTCTTCCGTCCCGGAAACCGTAGCCAGGAGAAGGCATATGCGGCAAAAGAGGCGATCAGCACCGGAATCACCGTCGCCGGAACAGCAATCGTCAGTGTATTCCAGAACGCCTGCGATAATCCGCTCCCCTTCTGTACCGTTTCACTGCCGTCTGCTTCCTTGAGTGTGTACTCCTTGCCGGACAGCACATTCTTGTAGTTGTCGAGCGTGAGGTCAGGCACCGCCTGCCAGCCCTGTTCCTGCATATTCACCGTGCGTGCCCTGCGGTTCTCCCACATCAGGCGGCTGCCGTCCGCCTTCACGCCTGCCTTCAGCTGTTCATCCGTATAGGTCTTGCCATTCACCTCAATCGGCTCCCGCAGATCAACTTCCTTGGGGAGCTGCACCGTCTGGCCCGCTTTCCATTCCTGATGGGGGAACACCTTCCACCAGCCCGTCTGCAAAATATCCGCTGCGGGTCGGAAGGAGGAGGCGAAGAGTCCGAACGTCGGCAGAATCCAGAGGAAGCAGATGACGCCCAGAATCAGATTGACGGCCGTTTTGCTGCCCTTTTTTTTCTTGGTGCCCACCATTAGAATCCCCCCTGCTTGCGGAATTGCCGCAGATTAATAAGGATAACAGGCAATACCGCGATCAGGAGCACGATAGCCAGCGTAGAGCCGTAGCCGAAGTTTCGGTACATGAAGAACTGCCGGTAGAACTGCGTCGCTACAACTTCTGTATCGTATTGACCTCCTGTCATCACCATGACAACGTCAAATATTTTCAGCGTAAAGACAATAATCGTGGTGGTCACCGTCAGAATCGTCGTGGAGATGTAAGGAATCATGATGCCAAAAAAGATCTTCACCTCACTAGCGCCATCCACCCGTGCAGCCTCCAGAATATCCTCGGGCACTCCTTTGATGGCCGCTGAGAAAATAACCATCGCAAACCCCGTCTGCATCCAGATCAGAATGATAATAAGGAAGAAGTTGTTCCACGGCTGCAGCATACTCGTCCAGGCCTGCGGTTCACCACCGAAATAGGTCACAATCGCATTCAGCAATCCAATCTGCTCATCGCCCGGCTGATAATAATAGACGAACTTCCAGATGACCCCGGCGGCAACAAAGGAAATAGCCATCGGCATGAAAATAATAGATTTAGCGATCCGCTCATAGCTGCTCCGGTCGGCAAGAATGGCAATCAGCAGCCCGAAGCAGACACAGGCCAGCGTGCCCACGAACACCCAGAGCAGGTTATTGCGCAGGGCAGTGCCCATCAGACGGTCGCTGAAGATGGCGGCATAATTGCTGAGTCCGACGAACTTCTCGGAGGACGCGTTGAAAAAGCTTAAGTACAGCGTCCGCAGGGCAGGCAGAATCAGCAGCCAACCGAGAATAAGGACCGCCGGTCCGACAAAAACATAAGGCAGCACCTTGCTGCGGACATGGTCCGGGTACTGCTCCACTGCCCAGGTCAAGGTGTAATAGATCAGATATACGCCCAGCACGCCCCACAACACGGCAAGCACCGCAGTAAGCAACGGATGAAGCGTTGAATCGCGGAAAAACAGGAAAATCAGCCCGTTGACCACGATATTCGCAAGCAAAACGCCCAGTGATAGCAGGACTGCCCTGCCGCTGATTCTCTGCCTGGCCCGTGCCCCGGCGGCACCCGGCTCCGGCCTTATTTGTACATCCATATCGGTTCCCCCTATGGGCTCTGTTAGAGCAGAGCCCTCTTCATAAGCACCCGTTAACACCAACCGAAGGGCAGGCTTGACTGCTCAAGACCGCCCCCTTCAACCTCTTGGCGCCTAAGTCCCGTGCTTCCTGGTCCTTAGTTCTTCCAGCCTGACTGAATCTGCTCCAGGGCCTGATCCAGCGTAGCAGTTCCGCTCACATAGTCAGTCATGCCTTTCCAGAAGGTACCTGCACCCACCTTGCCCGGCATCAGGTCCGAGCCATCGAAGCGCAGAGTCGAGGCATCCTGTACCAGCTTCGCCATCCGGCGGTCGGATTCGGACTGGTACCAGTCCAGGGAAGCATCATTCATCGGGGCAATGACACCGCCGGATTGCACCCAGCTTTTGATCGATTCGCCAGTAGTGAAGAATTCCATTACAGCGCGTACCTCCGGGCGGTCATTGAACATGGAGTAGATATCGCCTGCCACCAGGACCGGCTTGCCATACTGCTCATCAATCGGCGGGAGATAGAACCAGTCATAGTCTGTATCCACCTTGGCCGTTTCCGGGAAGAAGCTGGTAATGAAGTTCCCCATCAGGTTGAACCAGGCCTTCGGCGGATTGTCGAACATCGGCTTCGGGGCATCACCGAACGCAGTAGTGACAATCGATTTAGCACCGCCGTAGACATAATCCTTGTTCAGCCAGATCTTGGACATCACTTCCACAGCGTTCTTCACTTCCGGCGAAGTGAACGGCAGCTCACCGCTTACCCACTTGTCGTAATTCTCAGGCGTCGTGGTCCGCAGCATGATGTTCTCGACCCAGTCTGTTGCCGCCCACCCGGTTGCCGCGCCGCTCTCGATACCAATCGCCCAGGCTGGATCACCGTCTTTGGCGATTTGCTCCGTCAGAGCCATCATTTCATCCCAAGTCTGGGGAACCGTATAGCCCGCTTCGTCAAATTGCTTCTTCGGATACCAGACCAGGCTCTTCACGTTACTGCGGTTCCAGATCCCGGCCATAATCTTGCCATCCTTGCCGTCCATGGTGGACATATCCAGCCAGCTCTTATTGTAATTAGCCGTCAGCTTAGCCTGATCCAGCACCCCGGTCAGATCGATGACCTTGCCGGTCTTGGCAATGGAGGCCAGAAGCCCCGGCTGCGGGAAGTCCGCGATATCCGGCGCATTGCCGCCATCGACCCGGATATTAATCGTAGCTTCGAACTCCTTGGAGCCTTCGTATTGAATATCAATGCCGGTTTTCTCTTCAAAATCCTTAATGCTGCTCTCAAACTTCACCTGGTCCGCATCGACAAACGGGCCGAACATCGTGACCTTCGTGCCCTTATATTCACCCTTCATCGCCAAGTCCAACGGACTTCCGGCCGTTGCTGGGTCTGGAGCATTCGTCGATGTTCCGTTGTTATCTGCCGAAGGTGCCGGTGTTGCCGCTTCTGTTGCTGCCGGAGCTTCCGTCGGCGCAGCAGCGTTATTATTCCCGCCGCATCCGCTGAGCATCATGGTGAAGGATAGACACAGCACCATCGCGAGTGACAGTTTACGTGCTGGAGCTTTCTTCATTGTTTCATACATCCCCTTTAATTGTTTTTAGAGACTGCATCAAGC
This genomic interval from Paenibacillus sp. FSL H8-0332 contains the following:
- a CDS encoding carbohydrate ABC transporter permease encodes the protein MVGTKKKKGSKTAVNLILGVICFLWILPTFGLFASSFRPAADILQTGWWKVFPHQEWKAGQTVQLPKEVDLREPIEVNGKTYTDEQLKAGVKADGSRLMWENRRARTVNMQEQGWQAVPDLTLDNYKNVLSGKEYTLKEADGSETVQKGSGLSQAFWNTLTIAVPATVIPVLIASFAAYAFSWLRFPGRKTLFVIIIAMLVIPIQVALIPVLKDYTALGLNGSYLGIWLAHTAFGLPLVTYFMYNFISQLPKDLFESAFIDGASHFTIFSRLILPLSVPALASIGIFQFLWVWNDYLVSLIFIGNQPSVQVMSMKIADLVGSRGNDWHLLTSAAFISMLMPLAIFFLLQKYFVRGLMGGSVKG
- a CDS encoding sugar ABC transporter permease produces the protein MDVQIRPEPGAAGARARQRISGRAVLLSLGVLLANIVVNGLIFLFFRDSTLHPLLTAVLAVLWGVLGVYLIYYTLTWAVEQYPDHVRSKVLPYVFVGPAVLILGWLLILPALRTLYLSFFNASSEKFVGLSNYAAIFSDRLMGTALRNNLLWVFVGTLACVCFGLLIAILADRSSYERIAKSIIFMPMAISFVAAGVIWKFVYYYQPGDEQIGLLNAIVTYFGGEPQAWTSMLQPWNNFFLIIILIWMQTGFAMVIFSAAIKGVPEDILEAARVDGASEVKIFFGIMIPYISTTILTVTTTIIVFTLKIFDVVMVMTGGQYDTEVVATQFYRQFFMYRNFGYGSTLAIVLLIAVLPVILINLRQFRKQGGF
- a CDS encoding ABC transporter substrate-binding protein encodes the protein MKKAPARKLSLAMVLCLSFTMMLSGCGGNNNAAAPTEAPAATEAATPAPSADNNGTSTNAPDPATAGSPLDLAMKGEYKGTKVTMFGPFVDADQVKFESSIKDFEEKTGIDIQYEGSKEFEATINIRVDGGNAPDIADFPQPGLLASIAKTGKVIDLTGVLDQAKLTANYNKSWLDMSTMDGKDGKIMAGIWNRSNVKSLVWYPKKQFDEAGYTVPQTWDEMMALTEQIAKDGDPAWAIGIESGAATGWAATDWVENIMLRTTTPENYDKWVSGELPFTSPEVKNAVEVMSKIWLNKDYVYGGAKSIVTTAFGDAPKPMFDNPPKAWFNLMGNFITSFFPETAKVDTDYDWFYLPPIDEQYGKPVLVAGDIYSMFNDRPEVRAVMEFFTTGESIKSWVQSGGVIAPMNDASLDWYQSESDRRMAKLVQDASTLRFDGSDLMPGKVGAGTFWKGMTDYVSGTATLDQALEQIQSGWKN